Proteins encoded within one genomic window of Deltaproteobacteria bacterium:
- a CDS encoding cobalamin B12-binding domain-containing protein: MTQTGSDFHVVFIRGPILSSSRSVMNDATPPLAFALLAGHLRHHGYRVTLIDAIGMGLNRSWAWSGREGYYCKGATFQEILDALPPDADLFAFSCMFSGEWPLNRDLIHAVRQKFPRVPAVAGGEHATALPEYCLRDCSSLDFAATGEGEGVLLSLCETLRKGQSGSNCRGIKYIDKEGNYVDMGAFSRIEKVDEIPWPAWDLVAIQFYWASQ, from the coding sequence ATGACACAAACAGGATCCGATTTTCACGTGGTCTTCATCCGCGGGCCTATTTTAAGCTCCTCGCGGTCGGTCATGAATGACGCAACCCCTCCCTTGGCTTTTGCCTTGCTGGCGGGCCATTTACGCCACCACGGCTACCGTGTCACCCTGATCGACGCCATCGGCATGGGATTGAACCGGTCATGGGCCTGGAGCGGGCGAGAGGGGTATTATTGCAAGGGAGCCACTTTTCAGGAAATATTGGACGCCCTTCCCCCGGATGCCGACTTGTTTGCCTTTTCCTGCATGTTTTCGGGGGAATGGCCGCTCAACCGGGATTTGATTCATGCGGTCCGTCAAAAATTTCCCCGCGTTCCCGCCGTTGCCGGGGGAGAACACGCGACCGCCCTGCCCGAGTATTGTCTCCGGGATTGTTCTTCATTGGATTTTGCGGCCACCGGCGAGGGAGAGGGAGTTCTGCTCAGTCTCTGCGAAACATTGCGCAAGGGACAAAGCGGCAGTAACTGCCGCGGCATCAAATATATCGATAAAGAGGGAAATTATGTCGACATGGGCGCGTTTTCCCGGATTGAAAAAGTGGATGAAATTCCCTGGCC